The Melanotaenia boesemani isolate fMelBoe1 chromosome 12, fMelBoe1.pri, whole genome shotgun sequence genome contains the following window.
TGAACAGTAATGCTAGCCCTTTAGCTACACCTGCCATCTGATTGATTGTTTTCTTCAAGCTTCAGAGACTAAAACATCTGACTACTGGAATGTATCGATGTCAGAGGGAGATTCAGTCGTGTTGAACTGCAACACATCTGggaaaaatacaacacaaatcACCTGGACCAAAGGCAGATTTAAGTTTGCATGGGCCGTACAGCTTCAGCAAAACTTTTCAAACTTCTCTGACAGAGTTACAATAGACCCCGTCAACAAGACAAAGCTAAAAATTGTTAGTGCTCAACTTGATGATTCAGGACTTTATACATGTGAGATAACTGACAACCGAGGCTTCAACAGTATTACATggaatttaactgtttttaagaAAG
Protein-coding sequences here:
- the LOC121650818 gene encoding cell adhesion molecule 4-like isoform X1, which encodes MSEGDSVVLNCNTSGKNTTQITWTKGRFKFAWAVQLQQNFSNFSDRVTIDPVNKTKLKIVSAQLDDSGLYTCEITDNRGFNSITWNLTVFKKVFKKETSLLSNVVFILPLAAGFLLCCITAVICLCRKYGTRTENQNPFQDQFQSQTQEAVNMQLQGGTNHQRNKRRREYMERLNSIYDHS
- the LOC121650818 gene encoding protein sidekick-2-like isoform X3, which encodes MSEGDSVVLNCNTSGKNTTQITWTKGRFKFAWAVQLQQNFSNFSDRVTIDPVNKTKLKIVSAQLDDSGLYTCEITDNRGFNSITWNLTVFKKVFKKETSLLSNVVFILPLAAGFLLCCITAVICLCRKYGTRTENQNPFQDQFQSQTQEAALTNLQH
- the LOC121650818 gene encoding protein sidekick-2-like isoform X2; amino-acid sequence: MSEGDSVVLNCNTSGKNTTQITWTKGRFKFAWAVQLQQNFSNFSDRVTIDPVNKTKLKIVSAQLDDSGLYTCEITDNRGFNSITWNLTVFKKVFKKETSLLSNVVFILPLAAGFLLCCITAVICLCRKYGTRTENQNPFQDQFQSQTQEAELTNLQH